In Chloroflexota bacterium, a single window of DNA contains:
- the hisD gene encoding histidinol dehydrogenase: protein MRRIEGFKAARKALSRLTPVESYPISPSLQGKLEELFGTRDPEQAVRIIINEVRDRGDAAIFDLAIKIDGIRLSSLEVPKDEVSSAYQKIDGELIAALKLAAERIGAFHTAQKDSIWHELATGDAGQLIRPLERVGIYVPGGTASYPSTVLMTAVPARVAGVKEVILATPPGKGGAVPPATLIAADIAGIDRVFRIGGAQAIAALAYGTESVPRVDKICGPGNIFVVLAKKLVFGVVDIDGLQGPSEVMIIADDTANPEYCAADLLAQAEHDPLASAILITTSRALAGKVDQELKKQITGLSRQTIIAESLNRGMIVLVDHLDEALELANIYAPEHLSLMVEDAGACLKKVVNAGCVFIGSAATVVLGDYIAGPSHVLPTGGTARFGSPLNITDFVKLINTIAIDEAGLKQLGKAAALLARAEGLDAHARAVEKRLKPD, encoded by the coding sequence TTGAGACGAATCGAAGGTTTTAAGGCGGCTAGGAAAGCGCTGTCGCGCCTGACTCCGGTGGAATCCTATCCGATATCACCGTCGTTGCAAGGGAAGCTGGAAGAGCTTTTTGGAACCCGTGACCCGGAACAGGCGGTCAGAATCATTATCAACGAGGTGCGCGATAGGGGAGATGCGGCCATTTTCGACCTGGCGATAAAAATAGACGGCATAAGACTGTCATCGCTGGAGGTTCCCAAAGATGAGGTTTCCAGTGCTTATCAAAAAATCGACGGTGAGCTTATCGCGGCGCTGAAACTGGCGGCGGAGCGAATCGGCGCCTTTCATACCGCGCAGAAAGATAGTATATGGCATGAGTTGGCGACCGGGGATGCCGGCCAGCTGATAAGGCCTCTGGAGCGGGTCGGCATATATGTTCCCGGCGGGACAGCGTCGTATCCATCAACGGTGCTGATGACAGCGGTACCGGCCAGGGTGGCAGGGGTGAAGGAAGTAATTCTGGCCACGCCACCAGGGAAAGGTGGGGCGGTACCACCGGCAACGCTTATCGCGGCGGATATTGCCGGCATTGACCGTGTTTTCCGTATCGGCGGAGCACAGGCAATCGCCGCACTGGCTTATGGCACCGAATCCGTGCCCAGGGTCGATAAAATCTGTGGGCCGGGCAACATATTTGTGGTCCTGGCGAAGAAGCTGGTTTTCGGCGTGGTGGATATTGATGGCCTCCAGGGACCGAGCGAGGTAATGATTATCGCCGATGACACGGCAAACCCGGAATACTGCGCTGCCGACCTGCTGGCGCAGGCGGAACATGACCCCTTGGCTTCCGCGATATTGATAACGACCTCGCGCGCACTGGCGGGGAAAGTCGACCAGGAATTGAAAAAGCAGATAACAGGTCTGTCGCGCCAAACGATAATAGCCGAATCTCTGAACCGGGGCATGATTGTGCTCGTTGACCACCTTGATGAAGCGTTGGAGCTGGCCAATATATATGCGCCCGAACACCTGTCTCTGATGGTCGAAGATGCCGGTGCTTGCCTGAAGAAGGTCGTCAATGCCGGCTGTGTGTTCATCGGCAGCGCGGCGACTGTGGTCTTGGGCGATTATATTGCCGGGCCGAGCCATGTCCTGCCCACCGGCGGCACCGCCCGCTTCGGCTCACCACTTAACATAACTGACTTTGTCAAGCTAATAAATACCATCGCCATCGATGAGGCTGGCCTCAAGCAGCTTGGTAAAGCGGCGGCGTTGCTGGCAAGGGCGGAGGGCCTCGACGCCCATGCCCGGGCCGTGGAAAAACGGTTGAAACCGGACTAA